From the genome of Ananas comosus cultivar F153 linkage group 18, ASM154086v1, whole genome shotgun sequence, one region includes:
- the LOC109724363 gene encoding LOW QUALITY PROTEIN: endoglucanase 9-like (The sequence of the model RefSeq protein was modified relative to this genomic sequence to represent the inferred CDS: inserted 2 bases in 1 codon), whose product MSMYGRDPWGGPLEISHADSATDDDRSRNLELDRAALSRTLDETQQSWLLAGPGEQGKKKKKYVDLGCLIVSRRIFLWVVGAALAAALLAGLVAVIVKAVPXHHRPPRPDNYTRALRKALMFFNGAAAGRLPRHNNVSWRGNSGMKDGFSDPSYGKSLVGGFYDAGDAIKFNFPASFAMTLLSWSVIEYSAKYDAAGELGHAREIIKWGADYLLKTFNSSADTIDRVAAQVGTGSTSGGTTPNDHYCWMRPEDINYPRPVSECHSCSDLAAEMAAALAAASIVFKDSKSYSQKLVRGATTLFKFSRDQRGRYSSGGTDASVFYNSTSYWDEFVWGGAWMYLATGNSSYLQLATHPVLAKHAGAFWGGPDYGVFSWDNKLTGAQVLLSRLRLFLSPGYPYEEMLRTFHNQTGIIMCSYLPVFTSFNRTRGGLIQLNHGRPQPLQYVVNAAFLASLYSDYLDAADTPGWYCGPNFYSTGVLRDFARTQIDYILGKNPRKMSYVVGFGNRYPKHVHHRGASIPKNGVKYNCKGGWKWRDTKKPNPNTIVGAMVAGPDRHDGFRDVRTNYNYTEPTLAGNAGLVAALVALSGESSGLDKNTMFSAVPPMFPTPPPPPAPWKP is encoded by the exons ATGAGCATGTACGGGAGGGATCCGTGGGGGGGGCCGCTGGAGATCTCGCACGCGGACTCGGCGACGGACGACGACCGGAGCCGGAACCTGGAGCTGGACAGGGCGGCGCTGTCGCGGACGCTGGACGAGACGCAGCAGAGCTGGCTCCTGGCGGGGCCCGGGGAgcaggggaagaagaagaagaagtacgTGGACCTGGGCTGCCTCATCGTCAGCCGCAGGATCTTCCTCTGGGTCGTCggcgccgccctcgccgccgccctcctcgCCGGACTCGTCGCCGTCATCGTCAAGGCCGTGCC GCACCACCGCCCCCCGCGCCCCGATAACTACACCCGCGCGCTCCGCAAGGCCCTCATGTTCTTCAACG gCGCCGCAGCTGGGCGGCTTCCGCGGCACAACAATGTATCATGGAGGGGGAACTCCGGGATGAAGGATGGGTTCTCGGACCCTTCTTATGGAAAGAGCCTCGTCGGTGGGTTCTACGATGCCGGCGACGCTATCAAGTTCAACTTCCCCGCCTCCTTCGCCATGACCCTCCTCAGCTGGAGCGTCATCGAGTACAGCGCCAAGTACGACGCCGCGGGCGAGCTCGGCCACGCCCGCGAGATCATCAAGTGGGGCGCCGATTACCTGCTCAAGACCTTCAATTCGTCGGCCGACACCATCGACCGTGTCGCCGCCCAG GTAGGAACAGGGTCTACGTCAGGAGGGACGACGCCAAATGACCACTACTGTTGGATGAGGCCCGAGGACATCAACTACCCAAGGCCGGTGTCTGAATGCCACAGCTGTTCAGATCTCGCGGCTGAGATGGCCGCGGCATTAGCTGCAGCTTCCATCGTGTTTAAGGACAGTAAGAGCTACTCGCAGAAGCTGGTTCGTGGAGCCACGACCCTCTTCAAGTTCTCGAGGGACCAGAGGGGAAGGTACAGTTCGGGGGGCACTGATGCTTCCGTCTTCTATAATTCGACTAGTTATTGGGACGAATTTGTCTGGGGCGGGGCATGGATGTATCTCGCAACGGGGAACTCTTCGTACCTGCAGTTGGCTACTCATCCTGTATTGGCAAAGCACGCGGGGGCGTTCTGGGGAGGCCCTGATTATGGGGTTTTCAGTTGGGACAATAAGCTCACGGGTGCTCAA GTTCTTCTTAGCAGATTGAGGCTCTTCTTGAGTCCTGGTTATCCGTATGAAGAAATGCTGAGGACTTTCCACAACCAAACAGGCATTATAATGTGCTCGTACTTGCCGGTTTTCACGTCTTTCAACCGAACACGAG GTGGATTGATTCAACTCAACCACGGACGGCCTCAACCTCTTCAGTATGTAGTCAACGCGGCTTTTCTCGCTTCTCTGTACAGTGATTATCTTGACGCCGCTGACACTCCTGGATGGTATTGTGGGCCCAATTTCTACTCCACTGGGGTTCTTCGGGATTTTGCGAGAACCCAG attGATTACATCCTCGGGAAAAACCCGCGAAAGATGAGCTATGTGGTGGGATTCGGTAACCGATACCCTAAGCATGTCCACCACCGAGGCGCGTCGATCCCCAAGAATGGCGTCAAATACAACTGCAAAGGAGGATGGAAGTGGCGGGACACCAAAAAGCCGAACCCTAACACGATAGTTGGAGCTATGGTCGCCGGACCTGATCGGCACGACGGGTTCCGAGACGTTCGAACCAACTACAACTACACCGAGCCAACCCTTGCGGGCAATGCCGGTTTGGTTGCCGCATTGGTGGCTCTATCCGGCGAGTCAAGTGGACTGGACAAGAACACCATGTTTTCTGCAGTCCCTCCAATGTTTCCGACTCCCCCGCCGCCCCCCGCTCCATGGAAGCCGTGA
- the LOC109723759 gene encoding INO80 complex subunit C, which produces MEAEVVSSEMVLPPTLPFKRVQMSEKYPKGQSRGRHWKHLKQILQAENYISYSPDEPNYVNIESPPSMYPSKKYCDITGFEAPYADPRTNLRYVSPDVFKRIRMLPNEYVQRYLTLRNAAVVLK; this is translated from the exons ATGGAAGCGGAGGTGGTGAGCTCGGAGATGGTGTTGCCGCCCACGCTACCCTTCAAGCGCGTGCAAATGTCGGAGAAGTACCCGAAGGGGCAATCGCGCGGTCGCCATTGGAAGCATCTCAAGCAGATCCTCCAAGCCGAGAACTACATCTCCTACTCACCCGACGAACCCAACT ACGTAAATATTGAGTCGCCTCCATCCATGTACCCATCCAAGAAATATTGTGACATAACGGGATTTGAG GCACCATATGCAGATCCAAGGACGAATCTTCGGTATGTGAGTCCGGATGTCTTCAAGCGCATTAGAATGCTTCCTAACGAGTATGTACAGAGATACCTGACGTTAAGGAATGCCGCTGTCGTGCTAAAATAG